A single region of the Actinomycetota bacterium genome encodes:
- a CDS encoding metal-sensitive transcriptional regulator produces MYGYSLNKDQYLSRLRRIEGQVRGLQRMVDEDTYCIDILQQVSAVQGALQKVALGLMNEHVSNCVADAVKGDDADHAREVVDEVTRAIDRMVRAR; encoded by the coding sequence TTGTATGGATACAGTCTGAACAAGGATCAGTACCTGTCCAGATTGCGCCGAATCGAGGGACAGGTCCGGGGCCTGCAGCGCATGGTCGACGAGGACACCTACTGCATCGACATCCTTCAGCAGGTCTCCGCCGTCCAGGGCGCTCTCCAGAAGGTGGCGTTGGGGCTCATGAACGAGCACGTCTCCAACTGCGTCGCTGACGCCGTCAAGGGTGATGATGCAGACCACGCTCGAGAGGTCGTCGACGAAGTGACCCGCGCGATCGATCGGATGGTCCGCGCACGATAG
- a CDS encoding DJ-1/PfpI family protein produces MEPDVLLVAGGLAVGAAADDPRLAGLAARSREVGSVCTGALLLAEAGMLDGRRVTTHWALADLLTSAHPEVEVDADRIYLHDGVWSSAGVTAGIDLALQLLRSHHGSEIAAQATRHLVVDLQRAGGQQQYSTHLADQRSSHPTIADLLAHVADHPDANLSIHALAGHVAMSERGFQRLCSPVRSASAPAGRRARPHRRRPTAAGTDRRRHRPPLWLPHHRDLPPGVPAPRRRYPHRLPPPLSLAPSQ; encoded by the coding sequence ATGGAACCGGACGTGCTGCTCGTCGCCGGCGGACTGGCCGTCGGCGCGGCCGCCGACGATCCGCGACTCGCCGGCCTCGCCGCGCGAAGCCGGGAAGTCGGCTCGGTGTGCACCGGCGCACTGCTGCTGGCCGAGGCCGGCATGCTCGATGGCCGGCGGGTGACGACCCATTGGGCGCTGGCCGACCTGCTCACCAGTGCACATCCGGAGGTCGAGGTGGACGCCGACCGCATCTATCTCCACGACGGCGTCTGGAGCTCCGCTGGCGTGACCGCGGGCATCGACCTCGCCCTGCAACTGCTGCGCAGCCACCACGGCAGCGAGATCGCCGCCCAGGCCACTCGCCACCTTGTGGTCGACCTGCAGCGGGCGGGCGGCCAGCAGCAGTACAGCACCCACCTCGCGGACCAGCGGTCGTCACACCCCACGATCGCCGACCTGCTGGCCCACGTCGCCGACCACCCCGACGCGAACCTGTCGATCCACGCGCTGGCCGGCCACGTCGCGATGAGCGAGCGCGGCTTCCAACGCCTGTGTTCACCCGTGAGGTCGGCATCAGCCCCGGCAGGTCGTCGAGCGCGTCCACATCGACGCCGCCCGACGGCTGCTGGAACAGACCGACGCCGGCATCGCCCGCCGCTGTGGCTTCCCCACCACCGAGACCTTCCACCGGGCGTTCCGGCGCCTCGTCGGCGTTACCCCCACCGACTACCGCCGCCGCTCTCCCTGGCCCCCAGCCAATGA
- a CDS encoding zinc-binding dehydrogenase: MKAIVHDRYGLPEEVLEPRESIRRRWITPGSWLRRSPVCAARATRTWSARSARTTSSTYTQQDFTRGGQRYEVIVDMAGNRRLANLRRALSPRGTLVIVGGSGGRWLMGLAAPSGRWWCHPSCVNGCGDLLALTELIEAGTVAPVIDKTYELRETSEALGQVGQPHTQGKTVITV, from the coding sequence ATGAAGGCGATCGTCCACGACCGATACGGCCTGCCCGAGGAGGTCCTGGAGCCGCGGGAGTCGATACGCCGGCGGTGGATAACACCGGGGTCCTGGTTGCGCAGGTCACCGGTGTGTGCAGCACGCGCAACGCGGACCTGGTCCGCTCGATCGGCGCGGACCACGTCGTCGACTTATACCCAGCAGGACTTCACCCGCGGCGGGCAGCGCTACGAGGTGATCGTCGACATGGCCGGCAACCGGCGGTTGGCGAATCTGCGACGCGCGTTGAGCCCCCGGGGCACGCTCGTGATCGTCGGCGGCTCGGGGGGCCGGTGGCTGATGGGCTTGGCCGCACCATCAGGGCGCTGGTGGTGTCACCCTTCGTGCGTCAACGGCTGCGGGGACCTGCTCGCGCTGACCGAGCTCATCGAGGCGGGCACGGTCGCCCCGGTCATCGACAAGACGTACGAGCTGAGGGAAACGTCTGAGGCGCTCGGCCAGGTCGGTCAGCCCCATACCCAGGGCAAGACGGTCATCACCGTGTGA